A portion of the Pseudoxanthomonas sp. JBR18 genome contains these proteins:
- a CDS encoding DNA-3-methyladenine glycosylase 2, whose translation MSSPLPDAALCERARLSRDARFDGLFFTAVSSTGIYCRPVCPAPVPRRENVSYFPSAAAAETAGYRPCLRCRPELSPEHGAWRRGDDAVARALKLIDAGLLADAPLSALAQRLALSERQLRRLFADRLGTSPLGVHATRRLLFAKQLLTETALPITDVAMAAGFGSLRRFNTVFKDAYRMAPRELRKREVPAAADETLVLRLGYRPPYDFTAMLDFLRGRALPGVEHVDATSYSRVVGPADAPGWLRVSSWPRGEHALRLELRRIAPARMLSVVARLRRMFDLDADPQAIADALSHDPRLAPLLARRPGLRIPSGWDGFEIAVRAVIGQQVSVAAARTFTARLAQAFGAPLPEPLRSEVHTHLFPTPEALADADLTAIGLTQARAATVRTVAQAVLDGRVDFRPEAPLDDFVARWVALPGIGPWTAHYLALRGLGHPDAFPAEDLVLQKALPNDGTRLSARALAAHAQAWRPWRGYAVLHLWKDAMPAAPNRSPECPAKDLP comes from the coding sequence ATGTCCTCACCCCTGCCCGATGCAGCCCTGTGCGAACGCGCCCGCCTCAGCCGCGATGCGCGCTTCGACGGGCTGTTCTTCACCGCCGTGTCCAGCACCGGCATCTATTGCCGGCCGGTCTGCCCGGCGCCGGTGCCACGGCGCGAGAACGTCAGCTACTTCCCCTCCGCCGCCGCGGCTGAAACCGCCGGTTACCGGCCCTGCCTGCGCTGCCGGCCCGAGCTGTCGCCCGAGCACGGCGCCTGGCGCCGCGGCGACGACGCGGTGGCCCGCGCACTCAAGCTGATCGACGCCGGATTGCTTGCCGATGCGCCGCTGTCGGCGCTGGCGCAGCGCCTGGCCTTGAGCGAACGCCAGCTGCGACGCCTGTTCGCCGACCGCCTGGGCACCTCGCCGCTGGGTGTGCACGCCACGCGCCGGCTGCTGTTCGCCAAGCAGTTGCTGACCGAGACCGCCCTGCCAATCACCGATGTGGCCATGGCCGCCGGCTTCGGCAGCCTGCGGCGCTTCAACACCGTGTTCAAGGACGCCTACCGCATGGCCCCGCGCGAGTTGCGCAAGCGCGAGGTGCCGGCGGCGGCCGACGAAACCCTGGTGCTGCGCCTGGGTTATCGACCGCCGTACGACTTCACCGCGATGCTCGATTTCCTGCGCGGGCGCGCACTGCCGGGCGTGGAGCACGTCGATGCGACGTCGTATTCGCGCGTCGTCGGCCCGGCCGACGCCCCTGGTTGGCTGCGCGTCAGCTCCTGGCCCAGGGGCGAGCACGCACTGCGACTGGAACTGCGCCGGATCGCACCGGCGCGGATGCTGAGCGTGGTCGCGCGGCTGCGACGCATGTTCGACCTGGACGCCGATCCACAGGCGATCGCCGATGCGCTAAGCCATGACCCCCGCCTGGCGCCACTGCTCGCGCGCCGCCCCGGGCTGCGCATCCCCAGCGGCTGGGACGGGTTCGAGATCGCGGTCCGCGCGGTGATCGGCCAGCAGGTCAGCGTGGCCGCCGCACGCACCTTCACCGCCCGGCTGGCGCAGGCGTTCGGCGCACCGCTGCCCGAACCGCTGCGCAGCGAGGTCCACACGCATCTGTTCCCCACGCCCGAGGCCCTGGCCGATGCCGATCTCACCGCGATCGGCCTAACCCAGGCGCGTGCGGCCACGGTACGCACGGTGGCCCAGGCGGTGCTGGACGGGCGCGTGGACTTCCGCCCGGAGGCGCCGCTGGACGACTTCGTCGCCCGCTGGGTCGCGCTGCCCGGCATCGGTCCTTGGACCGCGCACTACCTGGCGCTGCGCGGGCTCGGCCACCCCGACGCCTTCCCGGCTGAAGACCTGGTCCTGCAGAAGGCGCTGCCCAACGACGGCACGCGTCTGAGCGCGCGCGCGCTGGCCGCGCATGCGCAGGCCTGGCGGCCCTGGCGCGGCTATGCCGTGCTGCACCTGTGGAAGGACGCCATGCCGGCCGCGCCCAACCGATCGCCCGAATGCCCCGCCAAGGACCTGCCATGA
- a CDS encoding sigma-70 family RNA polymerase sigma factor yields the protein MEDAAVPPALAQDEQTRHRFEALLQAHRGIVLKVAASYAFHPEDRAELAQEIATQLWRAFARYDDQRCFSTWMYRIALNVAISQVRGQALRQRHAVAFDPSLHDMADPHAADPEAEQQLRLLRAFIAGQPPLERALLVLYLEERPSAEIAEILGISQTNVTTKIARLKQRIRDQL from the coding sequence ATGGAAGACGCCGCCGTGCCACCGGCCCTCGCCCAGGACGAACAGACCCGGCACCGCTTCGAGGCGCTGCTGCAGGCCCATCGCGGGATCGTGCTCAAGGTCGCGGCCAGCTACGCCTTCCATCCCGAGGACCGGGCCGAACTGGCACAGGAAATCGCCACCCAGCTGTGGCGGGCCTTCGCGCGCTATGACGACCAGCGCTGCTTTTCGACCTGGATGTACCGGATCGCGCTGAACGTGGCCATTTCCCAGGTCCGCGGCCAGGCCCTGCGCCAGCGCCACGCCGTGGCCTTCGATCCCAGCCTGCACGACATGGCCGACCCACACGCGGCCGACCCGGAGGCCGAGCAGCAATTGCGCCTGCTGCGCGCGTTCATCGCCGGCCAGCCGCCGCTGGAGCGCGCCTTGCTCGTGCTCTACCTGGAAGAGCGCCCCTCGGCCGAGATCGCCGAGATTCTGGGCATCAGCCAGACCAACGTGACCACCAAGATCGCGCGCCTCAAGCAGCGCATCCGCGACCAACTATGA
- a CDS encoding chloride channel protein, producing the protein MFDTSEAREALAPLWSRERWMRRVALWGGAVAVAVVALIFARASDAAFGLFEKIIHHSVWWSVLLTPVVFGMLAWLTNGALRPTRGSGIPQVIAALQLPSRPFRKENLSLGVSAGKLMLTVLALLGGASVGREGPTVHVGASLMYVIGRALGFKDPREATHFLLAGGAAGIAAAFNTPLAGVVFAIEELSGRYEHNFSGTLLTAVIVGGVVSLGLLGNYTYFGTVDASLPLGMGWLAVLLCGVVAGLLGGLFSRIILAAMDGKPRWLGRARKANPVLFAAGCGLALALLGVIFGAGAFGTGYDQARSLVQGHAVVGHEFGVMKFAANLVSYVAGIPGGLFSPALAVGAGLGHNLSVILPGVDPSSVVLLGMCAYLTGVTQAPLTSAVISLELTDNSDMMLPILATVLLARAASALVCRKPVYKALADRLLAAMPNETPDAPATPDAATNVAARQDEEQVAAAGSTTGAGAEPSSPPQASDGDAAAEDRQDPPTQPPNA; encoded by the coding sequence ATGTTTGATACTTCTGAAGCACGCGAGGCCCTGGCCCCGCTGTGGTCGCGTGAACGCTGGATGCGGCGCGTCGCGCTCTGGGGTGGCGCAGTGGCGGTGGCGGTCGTGGCCTTGATTTTCGCCCGGGCCAGCGACGCGGCGTTCGGCTTGTTCGAGAAGATCATCCATCACTCGGTGTGGTGGTCGGTGCTGCTCACCCCGGTGGTGTTCGGCATGCTGGCTTGGCTCACCAATGGCGCGCTGCGACCGACCCGCGGCTCCGGCATTCCCCAGGTGATCGCGGCCCTGCAGCTGCCCAGCCGCCCGTTCCGCAAGGAAAATCTTTCGCTCGGCGTGTCCGCCGGCAAGCTCATGCTGACCGTGCTGGCCCTGCTGGGCGGTGCCTCGGTCGGCCGCGAAGGCCCGACGGTGCACGTCGGCGCCAGCCTGATGTACGTGATCGGCCGGGCGCTGGGCTTCAAGGACCCGCGCGAAGCCACGCACTTCCTGCTCGCCGGCGGCGCGGCCGGGATCGCGGCGGCGTTCAACACGCCCCTGGCCGGCGTGGTCTTCGCCATCGAGGAGCTGTCGGGTCGCTACGAGCACAACTTCTCCGGCACGCTGCTGACCGCGGTGATCGTCGGCGGCGTGGTGTCGCTGGGTCTGCTGGGCAACTACACCTACTTCGGCACGGTCGATGCTTCCCTGCCGCTGGGCATGGGCTGGCTGGCGGTGCTGCTGTGCGGTGTGGTGGCGGGCCTGCTGGGCGGTTTGTTCAGCCGCATCATCCTGGCGGCGATGGACGGCAAGCCGCGCTGGCTGGGACGCGCGCGCAAGGCCAACCCGGTGCTGTTCGCGGCCGGTTGCGGGCTGGCGCTGGCCCTGCTGGGCGTGATCTTCGGCGCCGGCGCGTTCGGCACCGGCTACGACCAGGCCCGCAGCCTGGTCCAGGGACACGCGGTGGTCGGGCACGAGTTCGGAGTGATGAAGTTCGCCGCCAACCTGGTGTCCTATGTGGCCGGCATCCCCGGCGGCCTGTTCTCCCCGGCGCTGGCCGTCGGCGCGGGCCTGGGACACAACCTGTCGGTCATCCTGCCGGGCGTGGACCCGTCCTCGGTGGTGCTGTTGGGCATGTGTGCCTACCTCACCGGCGTCACCCAGGCGCCGCTGACCTCGGCGGTGATCTCGCTGGAGCTGACCGACAACAGCGACATGATGCTGCCGATCCTGGCCACCGTGCTGCTCGCCCGCGCGGCTTCGGCCCTGGTCTGCCGCAAGCCGGTCTACAAGGCCCTGGCCGACCGCCTGCTGGCGGCGATGCCCAACGAAACGCCGGACGCCCCGGCCACGCCGGACGCGGCGACCAATGTCGCCGCACGTCAGGACGAAGAACAGGTCGCGGCCGCGGGCTCGACCACCGGTGCCGGTGCAGAGCCCTCCTCCCCGCCGCAAGCCAGCGACGGCGATGCCGCGGCCGAGGATCGCCAGGACCCGCCGACGCAGCCTCCTAACGCGTAG
- a CDS encoding ectonucleotide pyrophosphatase/phosphodiesterase, which yields MRLFPVRAAWLASLLLLAACATERPTSSAPAATAATPEPVLLISIDALRASYLGRGDTPHLDALARDGVRAQWMTPSYPALTFPNHYTLVTGLRPDHHGVIHNSMREEGLGEFKVADTQATADARWWSEATPIWVTAEQHGLKTAIWAWPGSSAPIDGVRPNEYRLFNTAIPAAARAADVAGWLTGPAQARPALAALYMEDVDEEGHSHGPASPQVREALRRVDAAVGTLLDTLRAHGQLSGTNIVIVSDHGMATVAPEHVIAVEDMVSKREAVVVSVGQVVGVQPNPGFETVVEARLLGRHAPYSCWRKGELPARWHYGSNARIPPIVCQMDEGWDALPAEQAARRRKLGHDRGSHGYDPALESMRAIFIAHGPAFRRGVVLPAFDNVDVYPLLAHLLAIPAQPNDGTLAPLRAGLRPDAH from the coding sequence ATGCGCCTGTTCCCGGTCCGGGCCGCCTGGCTGGCCAGCCTGTTGCTGCTGGCCGCCTGCGCCACCGAACGTCCTACCTCGTCCGCTCCCGCCGCTACGGCTGCGACACCCGAGCCGGTCCTGCTGATCTCCATCGATGCCCTGCGCGCCAGCTACCTGGGCCGCGGCGACACGCCGCACCTGGATGCGCTGGCACGCGACGGCGTGCGCGCGCAATGGATGACGCCCTCGTATCCGGCGCTGACCTTTCCCAACCACTACACCCTGGTCACCGGCCTGCGCCCCGACCACCACGGCGTCATCCACAACTCGATGCGCGAGGAGGGCTTGGGCGAATTCAAGGTCGCCGACACCCAGGCCACCGCGGATGCACGCTGGTGGAGCGAGGCCACCCCGATCTGGGTCACCGCCGAGCAGCACGGCCTGAAGACCGCGATCTGGGCCTGGCCCGGCAGCAGCGCGCCCATCGACGGCGTGCGGCCTAACGAGTACCGCCTGTTCAATACCGCCATCCCGGCGGCCGCCCGCGCCGCGGACGTCGCCGGCTGGCTGACTGGCCCGGCCCAGGCGCGCCCGGCGCTGGCCGCGCTGTACATGGAGGATGTGGACGAAGAGGGCCATAGCCATGGTCCGGCTTCGCCGCAGGTGCGCGAGGCCTTGCGCCGCGTGGACGCGGCCGTGGGCACACTGCTGGACACACTGCGGGCGCACGGCCAGCTGTCGGGCACCAACATCGTGATCGTCTCCGACCACGGCATGGCCACCGTCGCCCCCGAGCACGTCATCGCGGTCGAGGACATGGTCAGCAAGCGCGAAGCGGTGGTGGTGTCGGTCGGCCAGGTGGTCGGCGTGCAGCCTAATCCAGGCTTCGAGACCGTGGTCGAAGCCCGCCTGCTCGGCCGCCATGCGCCCTACAGCTGCTGGCGCAAGGGGGAGCTGCCCGCACGCTGGCACTACGGCAGCAACGCGCGCATCCCGCCGATCGTGTGCCAGATGGACGAGGGCTGGGACGCCCTGCCGGCCGAACAGGCCGCGCGTCGTCGCAAGCTCGGCCACGACCGCGGCTCGCATGGCTACGACCCGGCGCTGGAATCGATGCGCGCGATCTTCATCGCGCATGGCCCGGCGTTCCGCCGCGGCGTGGTGCTGCCAGCGTTCGACAATGTCGATGTCTACCCGCTGCTGGCGCATCTGCTGGCCATCCCGGCACAGCCCAACGATGGCACCCTGGCGCCGCTGCGGGCGGGGCTGCGGCCGGACGCGCATTGA
- a CDS encoding histidine kinase, whose protein sequence is MSTQDYALQTRLPQAMASGADTVLTRYRRYPVFSLRWQAGRTLLFGVVLLAFALVIGLGTGILRQSVRVGALVTVVEFVAFMLMATLGPALAGVVRYRGWPATRERRWVVAALLLGIVLSFFVDRLASGYINALVRPATEAMRITAPHLGPVARALSLAVNVVVLIVIYGLFGGGLALRAYFSEHRRWEEHQHRRALDAATAQARDADLRLGVLQAQVEPHFLFNTLASVRALVRQDPAQAEATLDALVDFLRATIPRLRDGQAALQSTLGEQLDLCARYLALMQLRMGGRLHYTVQAEPALREQTFPPTLLITLVENAIKHGIEPKRGEGRIDLVATLAHGLLWVQVCDDGAGLVPGTSGGLGLVNVRQQLAARYGERAVLRLRALEGGGVCAEVGIPVDQVPA, encoded by the coding sequence ATGAGCACCCAGGACTACGCGCTGCAGACTCGCCTGCCGCAGGCCATGGCCAGCGGCGCGGACACCGTCTTGACGCGCTACCGCCGCTATCCCGTCTTCAGTCTGCGCTGGCAGGCCGGACGCACGCTGCTGTTCGGCGTGGTGTTGCTGGCGTTCGCGCTGGTGATCGGCCTGGGCACGGGCATCCTCAGGCAGAGCGTGCGGGTGGGGGCGCTGGTGACCGTTGTCGAGTTCGTGGCCTTCATGCTGATGGCCACGCTGGGCCCGGCGCTGGCCGGGGTGGTGCGTTATCGCGGCTGGCCCGCCACGCGCGAGCGGCGCTGGGTCGTGGCCGCACTGCTGCTGGGCATCGTATTGAGCTTCTTCGTCGATCGGCTGGCGTCGGGCTATATCAACGCGCTGGTCCGGCCGGCGACCGAGGCCATGCGGATCACCGCGCCGCACCTGGGGCCGGTGGCGCGTGCGCTCAGCCTGGCGGTGAACGTGGTGGTGCTGATCGTGATCTACGGCCTGTTCGGTGGCGGGCTGGCGCTGCGGGCGTATTTCAGTGAGCACCGCCGCTGGGAAGAACACCAGCATCGTCGAGCCCTGGACGCGGCCACCGCGCAGGCGCGCGATGCCGACCTGCGCCTGGGGGTGCTGCAGGCTCAGGTGGAGCCGCACTTCCTGTTCAACACCTTGGCCTCGGTGCGTGCACTGGTGCGCCAGGATCCGGCCCAGGCCGAGGCGACGCTGGATGCGCTGGTGGACTTCCTGCGCGCCACCATTCCCCGCTTGCGTGATGGGCAGGCCGCGCTGCAGTCCACACTGGGCGAGCAGTTGGATCTGTGCGCCCGTTACCTGGCGCTGATGCAGCTGCGCATGGGCGGGCGCCTGCATTACACGGTGCAGGCCGAGCCAGCACTGCGCGAGCAAACCTTTCCGCCCACGCTGCTGATCACCCTGGTGGAAAACGCGATCAAGCACGGCATCGAGCCCAAGCGTGGCGAAGGTCGGATCGACCTGGTCGCCACGTTGGCCCACGGCCTGCTGTGGGTGCAGGTCTGCGACGATGGTGCGGGGCTGGTGCCGGGCACCAGCGGCGGACTGGGGCTGGTCAACGTGCGCCAGCAGCTGGCCGCGCGCTATGGCGAACGCGCGGTGCTGCGCCTGCGTGCACTGGAGGGTGGTGGCGTGTGCGCCGAGGTGGGGATTCCCGTCGACCAGGTGCCGGCATGA
- a CDS encoding RNA-binding S4 domain-containing protein, with translation MQILEFDLDGEYVELHILLKLCGLVDSGGMGKQVVASGVVTVDGVQELRKTAKIRAGQVVRVEDEVEIRVMDPED, from the coding sequence ATGCAGATCCTCGAATTCGATCTCGACGGCGAGTACGTCGAACTCCACATCCTGCTCAAGCTGTGCGGCCTGGTCGACAGCGGCGGCATGGGCAAGCAGGTCGTCGCCAGCGGCGTGGTTACCGTGGACGGCGTGCAGGAACTGCGCAAGACCGCCAAGATCCGCGCCGGTCAGGTCGTACGCGTCGAGGACGAGGTCGAGATCCGGGTGATGGACCCGGAAGACTGA
- the ubiM gene encoding 5-demethoxyubiquinol-8 5-hydroxylase UbiM has protein sequence MQVDVVVGGGGPVGLCLARALAQQGRTVAVVERQPRTALAAPAFDGREIALTHASRRLLDRLQVWSRLDAGTIAPLCQARVQDGASPFALAIGGEADTGQPLGWLVANHRIRQAAYEAALDQPGVSVLDDVGVAALRRELERVVVTLDDGRLLHTRLLVAADGRLSGLRRQLGVGAELHELGRSMLVCHVAHARPHHGVALEWFAYGGTVALLPLVGDSSSLVLTLAPQQAAAMMALDPTAFAEEVTGLCEERLGAMRLASSRHLYPLVSSYARRLAGPRFALAGDAAVGMHPVTAHGFNFGLAGVERLAAALEGAADPGASPPLQAFARAHRRATWPLYAATQLVARLYTDERPGARLLRRGALRVAAMPAFRQALRRHLQH, from the coding sequence ATGCAGGTTGACGTGGTGGTGGGCGGCGGTGGACCGGTGGGCCTGTGCCTGGCCCGCGCGCTGGCCCAGCAGGGGCGCACGGTGGCGGTGGTGGAGCGCCAACCCCGCACGGCGCTGGCCGCACCGGCCTTTGACGGCCGTGAGATCGCCCTGACCCATGCTTCGCGGCGGCTGCTGGACCGCCTGCAGGTCTGGTCGCGTCTGGACGCTGGGACGATCGCGCCGCTGTGCCAGGCTCGCGTGCAGGACGGTGCTTCGCCCTTCGCCCTGGCCATCGGCGGCGAGGCGGACACTGGCCAGCCGCTGGGCTGGCTGGTGGCCAATCACCGCATCCGCCAGGCCGCCTACGAGGCGGCGCTCGATCAGCCGGGCGTGAGCGTGCTGGACGATGTCGGGGTGGCCGCACTGCGCCGTGAGCTGGAGCGGGTGGTGGTCACGCTGGACGATGGCCGCCTGCTGCACACGCGCCTGCTGGTGGCCGCGGACGGGCGTTTGTCGGGGCTGCGTCGGCAATTGGGCGTTGGCGCCGAACTGCACGAGCTGGGGCGCAGCATGCTGGTCTGCCATGTGGCCCACGCCCGGCCGCACCACGGGGTGGCGTTGGAGTGGTTCGCCTATGGCGGCACCGTGGCCTTGCTACCGCTGGTGGGCGACAGCTCCTCGCTGGTGCTGACCCTGGCGCCGCAGCAAGCCGCGGCGATGATGGCGCTGGACCCGACGGCTTTCGCCGAAGAGGTCACCGGATTGTGCGAGGAGCGCCTGGGCGCCATGCGCCTGGCCAGTAGTCGCCACCTGTATCCGCTGGTGTCCAGCTATGCCCGGCGACTGGCCGGGCCGCGCTTCGCCCTGGCCGGGGATGCGGCGGTGGGCATGCATCCGGTCACCGCGCACGGCTTCAATTTTGGTCTGGCCGGGGTCGAGCGGTTGGCCGCAGCCCTAGAGGGTGCGGCCGATCCGGGCGCGTCGCCGCCGCTGCAGGCCTTCGCGCGGGCGCATCGCCGGGCGACCTGGCCGCTGTATGCGGCCACCCAATTGGTGGCGCGGCTGTACACCGACGAGCGCCCGGGCGCGCGCCTGTTGCGGCGCGGGGCGCTGCGCGTGGCGGCGATGCCAGCGTTTCGACAAGCCTTGCGCCGGCATTTGCAGCATTGA
- a CDS encoding methylated-DNA--[protein]-cysteine S-methyltransferase: protein MTIFERELPSPVGPLRVAASDAGLHGIEFPNNKHPIKRLEMWERGDHPLLREAQAQLDAYFAGRLQAFDLPLAPHGTAFQRQVWLALAQIPFGQTWSYAQLAQRVGRPGASRAVGAANGRNPLPIVLPCHRVIGADGALTGFGGGLPTKQYLLELEGALPAAEVSRQLFN from the coding sequence ATGACCATCTTCGAACGCGAACTTCCCAGCCCGGTCGGCCCGCTGCGCGTGGCCGCCAGCGACGCTGGCCTGCACGGCATCGAATTCCCGAACAACAAACACCCGATCAAGCGGCTCGAAATGTGGGAGCGTGGTGACCATCCGCTGTTGCGCGAGGCGCAGGCGCAGCTGGACGCCTACTTTGCCGGACGCCTGCAGGCCTTCGACTTGCCGCTGGCCCCGCATGGCACCGCCTTCCAGCGCCAAGTCTGGCTGGCGCTGGCGCAGATTCCCTTCGGCCAGACCTGGAGCTATGCCCAGTTGGCCCAGCGCGTCGGTCGCCCCGGCGCCAGCCGCGCGGTCGGTGCGGCCAACGGCCGCAACCCGCTGCCCATCGTGCTGCCCTGCCATCGCGTCATCGGCGCCGACGGCGCCCTAACCGGCTTCGGCGGCGGCCTGCCGACCAAGCAATATCTACTGGAGCTGGAAGGCGCGCTGCCCGCGGCCGAGGTCAGCCGCCAGCTTTTCAATTGA
- a CDS encoding LytTR family DNA-binding domain-containing protein: MSTPAPTALVAEDEAPQRRALCEALAEAWPALQLIAVCADGSAALDALERQTPAVAFLDIRMPGESGLVVAREAAARGTLVVFTTAYDAHAIEAFDAGAVDYLLKPVQPVRLAQAVQRVQARLDSGQTPDLQDLIDQLEARLRPSAACIRWITASAGDTVRMIGIDEVLFFQAQDKLVRVVTAQGEAVIRMPLKELLDGLDPTVFWQVHRGAIVRVSCIDRVHKDELGRHVLSLRGHAQTLPVSAGFMHRFRGM; the protein is encoded by the coding sequence ATGAGCACGCCCGCCCCGACCGCACTGGTGGCCGAGGACGAGGCCCCGCAGCGGCGCGCGCTGTGCGAGGCGCTGGCCGAGGCCTGGCCGGCGCTGCAGCTGATCGCGGTCTGCGCCGATGGCAGCGCGGCGCTGGATGCGCTGGAACGACAGACGCCGGCGGTCGCCTTCCTGGATATCCGCATGCCGGGCGAAAGCGGCCTGGTGGTGGCGCGCGAAGCGGCCGCGCGCGGCACGCTGGTGGTGTTCACCACTGCCTACGACGCGCATGCCATCGAGGCCTTCGATGCCGGCGCGGTGGATTACCTGCTCAAGCCGGTGCAGCCCGTGCGCCTGGCTCAGGCGGTGCAGCGGGTGCAGGCGCGATTGGACAGCGGACAGACGCCGGACCTGCAGGATCTGATCGACCAGTTGGAGGCCCGCCTGCGCCCGTCGGCCGCGTGCATCCGCTGGATCACCGCCAGCGCCGGCGACACCGTGCGCATGATCGGCATCGACGAGGTGCTGTTCTTCCAGGCCCAGGACAAGCTGGTGCGCGTGGTCACCGCGCAGGGCGAGGCGGTGATCCGCATGCCGCTCAAGGAGCTGCTGGACGGCCTGGACCCGACAGTGTTCTGGCAGGTCCATCGCGGTGCCATCGTGCGCGTGTCCTGCATCGATCGCGTCCACAAGGACGAGTTGGGCCGGCATGTGCTGAGTCTGCGCGGCCATGCCCAGACCTTGCCGGTCAGTGCCGGATTCATGCATCGCTTCCGCGGGATGTAG
- a CDS encoding 30S ribosomal protein THX: protein MGKGDRKTAKGKRYNASYGNTRKHATAVATPVTSKTVTKSPAKKAVAKKTVAKAS from the coding sequence ATGGGTAAGGGTGACCGCAAGACCGCCAAGGGCAAGCGCTACAACGCCAGCTACGGCAACACGCGCAAGCACGCCACCGCAGTGGCCACGCCGGTGACCAGCAAGACCGTCACCAAGTCGCCGGCCAAGAAGGCCGTGGCGAAGAAGACGGTGGCCAAGGCCAGCTGA
- a CDS encoding serine hydrolase, with the protein MFPHPATIALASAALLVSPAAGAMTDVQLAGLVAQRLHGDRTGACTAVAVVEADHVARTYACADPADLKRVGPSRAFEIGSVTKTMTATLLAQQIVAGHASLDDRLADWLPPGTPVPSFQGQPILLRHVVTHTSGLPALPSRLHATGMADPYVGLGEADLLASLGDVTLTAAPGSHFAYSNFAMMLLSDALARRAGTDYETLLRRELFAPLGMDQAYINMPTAGSSPAQGHAPSGQPVPAWRFQTNLAGVGGVRATLQDMVRYVQGELGQIEAPITPAIRLSQQTVSALPPMAMNWMQRRIGTRTVLLHEGGTGGFSSFVAIDPARQRGVVILSDTTWTTLGGLGTLGLHLVDADFPLGHPRHEVPADAAQLAALAGTYTLGQLKMRLIARDGQLVVQPQGQRELVMGHDDAGDYYPRTLDAVLTPEPSATGMTFAWSQGGGRMLATRRDQDEPAKPQVAPLSAAQLAGYAGTYPLMPGFDLTVAVAGDTLTVQGTGQPAIAVEHVGQDQFAAPSVGAQLQFERDAQGRVQTLVLRQNGQVLRGARQ; encoded by the coding sequence GTGTTCCCACATCCCGCAACCATTGCCCTGGCCTCGGCCGCATTGCTGGTGAGCCCTGCCGCTGGCGCGATGACCGATGTGCAGTTGGCCGGCCTGGTGGCCCAGCGTCTGCACGGCGACCGCACCGGCGCCTGCACGGCCGTGGCGGTGGTCGAAGCCGATCACGTGGCACGCACCTACGCCTGTGCCGACCCGGCCGATCTCAAGCGCGTTGGCCCGTCCCGCGCCTTCGAGATCGGCTCGGTGACCAAGACCATGACCGCCACGCTGCTGGCGCAGCAGATCGTGGCGGGCCATGCCTCGCTGGACGATCGCTTGGCGGACTGGTTGCCGCCGGGGACGCCGGTGCCCAGCTTCCAGGGCCAGCCGATCCTGCTGCGGCACGTGGTGACCCACACCTCGGGGCTGCCGGCCTTGCCATCGCGACTGCACGCCACCGGCATGGCCGATCCCTATGTCGGACTGGGCGAAGCCGATCTGCTGGCCTCGCTGGGCGATGTCACGCTCACCGCCGCGCCCGGCAGCCACTTTGCCTATTCCAACTTCGCGATGATGCTGCTGTCCGACGCCCTTGCCCGGCGCGCCGGCACGGACTACGAGACCCTGCTCAGGCGCGAGCTGTTCGCACCGCTGGGCATGGACCAGGCCTACATCAACATGCCGACGGCCGGCAGCTCACCTGCACAGGGGCATGCGCCCAGCGGGCAGCCGGTGCCGGCCTGGCGCTTTCAGACCAACCTGGCGGGCGTGGGCGGCGTGCGCGCCACCCTGCAGGACATGGTGCGCTATGTGCAGGGCGAGCTGGGACAGATCGAGGCGCCGATCACGCCCGCCATCCGGCTCAGCCAACAGACCGTGTCCGCACTGCCGCCGATGGCGATGAACTGGATGCAGCGCCGCATCGGGACGCGCACCGTGCTGCTGCATGAGGGCGGGACCGGTGGGTTTTCCTCGTTCGTGGCCATCGACCCGGCCCGCCAGCGTGGCGTGGTGATCCTCTCGGACACCACATGGACCACGCTGGGCGGGCTGGGCACACTGGGCCTGCACCTGGTCGATGCGGACTTCCCCCTGGGCCACCCGCGTCATGAAGTGCCTGCCGATGCGGCGCAGCTGGCGGCGCTGGCAGGGACCTATACGCTGGGCCAGCTGAAGATGCGCCTGATCGCGCGTGATGGACAACTGGTGGTGCAGCCACAGGGGCAGCGCGAGCTGGTCATGGGCCACGACGATGCCGGCGACTATTATCCGCGCACGCTGGACGCGGTGCTCACGCCCGAGCCCAGTGCGACAGGGATGACCTTCGCCTGGTCGCAGGGCGGGGGCCGGATGCTGGCCACCCGGCGCGATCAGGACGAACCCGCCAAGCCACAGGTCGCGCCGCTCTCAGCCGCGCAACTGGCCGGATACGCCGGCACCTATCCGCTGATGCCCGGCTTCGACCTGACCGTAGCGGTGGCCGGTGACACGCTCACCGTGCAGGGCACCGGGCAGCCGGCCATCGCCGTCGAACATGTGGGGCAGGACCAGTTCGCAGCGCCATCGGTAGGCGCGCAGTTGCAGTTCGAGCGCGATGCGCAGGGTCGGGTCCAGACGCTGGTCCTGCGTCAGAATGGGCAGGTGCTGCGTGGCGCGCGGCAATGA